A section of the Mycteria americana isolate JAX WOST 10 ecotype Jacksonville Zoo and Gardens chromosome 19, USCA_MyAme_1.0, whole genome shotgun sequence genome encodes:
- the LOC142418794 gene encoding TLC domain-containing protein 5-like, whose product MVSIVLEVTCSFVAWLFLYACFCYWNKHRSYEWSCRLVTLLHGVIVTCLSGYVALLDGPWPLTHPGSVNTPLQIHVLSLTLGYFIFDLGWCLYFQTEGDLMLFHHTLSICGMIMVLGLGKSATEVNAVVFVSEITNPLLQTRWFLREMGCYHTFLGEVVDFFFVFLFLMLRIGGGALIMYAMVTSPDPSWLLKAGGLAMYIVSLGFMVEICHFVRRKMLKKYRSWTSLRSMNAPVKTNGHLTTH is encoded by the exons ATGGTTTCCATCGTTCTCGAGGTGACCTGCAGCTTTGTTGCCTGGCTCTTTCTGTACGCCTGCTTCTGCTACTGGAACAAGCACCGTTCCTACGAGTGGAGCTGTCGCTTGGTCACCCTGCTGCATGGGGTGATTGTCACCTGCCTCTCGGGTTACGTTGCACTCTTGGATGGCCCCTGGCCTCTGACCCATCCAG GTTCAGTAAACACACCTCTTCAGATCCATGTGCTGTCCCTGACCTTGGGTTACTTTATCTTTGACCTGGGCTGGTGCCTCTATTTCCAGACAGAGGGGGACCTAATGCTGTTCCATCACACGCTGAGCATCTGTGGCATGATCATGGTGCTGGGCCTTGGGAAGTCTGCTACAGAAGTCAATGCTGTTGTATTTGTTAGCGAGATCACCAACCCATTGCTCCAGACCCGCTGGTTTCTGCGGGAAATGGGGTGTTACCACACTTTCCTGGGAGAGGTGGTGGATTTCTTCTTTGTGTTCCTCTTCCTGATGCTGCGAATCGGGGGAGGAGCTTTGATCATGTATGCGATGGTGACATCCCCTGATCCCAGCTGGCTCCTCAAGGCCGGAGGCCTGGCCATGTACATTGTATCTTTGGGGTTCATGGTTGAAATCTGCCACTTTGTCAGGAGGAAGATGTTGAAAAAATATCGTTCCTGGACAAGCCTGAGGAGTATGAATGCACCTGTGAAAACTAATGGGCACTTGACAACTCATTAA